The following proteins are encoded in a genomic region of Ornithodoros turicata isolate Travis chromosome 6, ASM3712646v1, whole genome shotgun sequence:
- the LOC135396610 gene encoding cyclin-Q-like, protein MSGGKSSSYAMSVKMIFEAGTKLEAKPQTSATAATYFHRFFQECRHEDYDFCLVAATAMYLAGKVEEDHLKIRDVINVFHKCVYPKSDPLPLGDEYWCLRDAIVHCELLMLRVLQFRVSVDHPHRYLLHYLWSLTDWLGPATVRSVPLAQVAWSLLCDLYQHPVCLKHPSQHVAVAILQLALLVYDIKVPYSEDSVLTWYETFCDSLSKEKLADVMIDVIQAYEVEAT, encoded by the exons ATGAGTGGCGGAAAGTCCTCTTCGTACGCTATGTCTGTGAAAATGATATTTGAAGCAG GTACTAAATTGGAAGCGAAGCCACAGACATCTGCCACAGCTGCTACATATTTTCATAGGTTCTTTCAGGAATGCCGTCACGAAGATTACGACTTCTGT CTAGTTGCGGCAACTGCAATGTACCTGGCTGGAAAAGTGGAGGAAGATCACCTGAAAATCCGTGATGTGATCAACGTTTTCCACAA ATGTGTCTACCCAAAGTCAGATCCACTTCCTCTAGGAGATGAGTACTGGTGCCTGCGGGATGCCATTGTGCACTGCGAGCTTCTAATGCTCCGGGTCCTCCAGTTCAGGGTGTCTGTTGATCATCCACACAGG TACCTGCTCCACTACCTGTGGTCCCTGACGGACTGGTTGGGACCAGCAACTGTACGAAGCGTACCACTAGCCCAGGTTGCCTGGTCACTCCTCTGCGATCTATACCAGCACCCGGTATGCCTGAAGCACCCATCGCAGCATGTTGCAGTGGCCATCCTACAGCTTGCCTTGCTGGTGTATGATATCAAGGTGCCCTATAGTGAAGACAGTGTGCTCACCTGGTATGAG ACGTTTTGCGATAGCCTGTCCAAGGAGAAGCTCGCTGATGTCATGATTGACGTCATCCAGGCGTACGAAGTGGAGGCAACGTGA